A genomic window from Streptomyces sp. NBC_00234 includes:
- a CDS encoding helix-turn-helix domain-containing protein has product MSRHASPEQRRRAVLSVLSGDPVSDVARRNGVSRQTLHNWRRRYGTAGDAGLADRSQRPHASPARLDATVEALICSLREQHPDWGAQRLRAALDRLGVGKPPSRTTVHRVLVRNGFLAGPGHPATPVREASGGAARGGEPSVRAAPGEEWLEDLLGAARELVDRLDRALGVLAAEAGPDTGSCALCPPELPVDRAAAPGRPGGVRVFRTPSVSLFAQPGPHPASTMYRAGSALPRAPELARLVCSLTERAPEGRSVGSGTVRQSRSLGQ; this is encoded by the coding sequence GTGAGTCGTCACGCGAGTCCAGAGCAGCGACGCCGGGCGGTGCTGTCGGTGCTGTCGGGTGACCCGGTGTCCGACGTCGCACGGCGCAACGGCGTCTCGCGTCAGACACTCCACAACTGGCGCAGGAGATACGGCACGGCGGGCGACGCCGGGCTCGCCGACCGCTCGCAGCGACCGCACGCCAGCCCGGCGCGCCTCGACGCCACCGTGGAGGCGCTGATCTGCTCCCTGCGCGAGCAGCACCCGGACTGGGGCGCTCAGCGGTTGAGGGCAGCACTGGACCGGCTCGGCGTCGGGAAGCCGCCCTCGCGGACGACCGTGCACCGGGTGCTCGTACGCAACGGATTCCTGGCCGGCCCCGGCCACCCGGCCACCCCGGTACGCGAGGCGTCCGGCGGGGCCGCCCGGGGCGGGGAGCCGTCCGTCCGGGCTGCGCCGGGGGAGGAGTGGCTGGAGGATCTGCTCGGCGCCGCACGGGAGTTGGTGGACCGGCTGGACCGGGCCCTGGGCGTTCTGGCGGCGGAGGCCGGCCCGGACACCGGGAGTTGCGCGCTGTGCCCGCCCGAGCTTCCGGTGGACCGGGCAGCCGCACCGGGACGGCCCGGCGGCGTACGGGTGTTCCGCACGCCGTCCGTCAGCCTGTTCGCGCAGCCCGGCCCGCACCCCGCGTCAACTATGTACCGGGCCGGTTCCGCCCTTCCGCGGGCTCCCGAACTCGCCAGGCTGGTCTGCTCGTTGACCGAAAGAGCCCCTGAGGGGAGGTCGGTCGGCAGTGGAACCGTCAGGCAGTCACGGAGCCTTGGTCAGTAG
- a CDS encoding DUF6069 family protein: MDEQHRYGQPQQQTGYYRPEPRRPRVDAGRLWAGGVMTAVVAALTAVVGVLLVRGVLGVPVFAPEGDGMMGDASTGLLAMGAALAALAATGLLHLLMLATPQPGTFFAWIITLATAVLVLLPFTTSLPMDAKIGSATLYLVIGIAIGSLLTAAARSAARGDGY, translated from the coding sequence GTGGACGAACAGCACAGGTACGGGCAGCCGCAGCAGCAGACCGGCTACTACCGCCCGGAGCCGCGCAGGCCGCGCGTGGACGCCGGCCGGCTGTGGGCGGGCGGCGTGATGACCGCGGTCGTCGCCGCGCTGACCGCCGTGGTCGGGGTGCTGCTGGTACGCGGCGTGCTGGGCGTGCCCGTCTTCGCGCCCGAGGGCGACGGCATGATGGGCGACGCGTCGACCGGGCTGCTGGCGATGGGGGCCGCGCTGGCGGCACTTGCCGCCACCGGGCTGCTGCATCTGCTGATGCTGGCGACGCCGCAGCCGGGGACGTTCTTCGCCTGGATCATCACGCTGGCGACGGCGGTGCTGGTGCTGCTGCCGTTCACCACGTCCCTTCCCATGGACGCCAAGATCGGCTCGGCGACGCTGTATCTCGTGATCGGGATCGCCATCGGCTCGCTGCTGACCGCCGCGGCGCGCAGCGCGGCCCGTGGAGACGGCTACTGA
- a CDS encoding CDP-alcohol phosphatidyltransferase family protein, whose product MGSTGTALRALRGAQKTAKGVSLYSRYVNRPAGRVLAAGAYRAGLSPNQVTLISAAFTFAAILAVALAEPSWALGLAVWAGLAVGFAFDSADGQLARLTGRGGPDGEWLDHVVDCAKMILVHTAVLVSFYRFGELPSEGWLLLPLGFLFVAVLTFCAGLLREQLGKAAAAARPAPADGAAAPVSRVRAVALLPADYGVFCLVFLLSGAPDAFLVGYAVLAAVHALFLVAFLGKWFRELTALRAG is encoded by the coding sequence ATGGGAAGCACAGGTACGGCGCTGCGCGCATTGCGCGGCGCGCAGAAGACGGCCAAGGGCGTATCGCTGTACTCGCGGTATGTGAACCGGCCCGCAGGGCGGGTGCTGGCGGCGGGGGCCTACCGGGCGGGGTTGTCACCCAACCAAGTCACCCTGATCAGCGCGGCGTTCACCTTCGCCGCGATCCTGGCGGTCGCTCTCGCCGAACCCTCGTGGGCGCTCGGCCTGGCCGTCTGGGCGGGGCTCGCGGTCGGCTTCGCCTTCGACTCGGCGGACGGCCAGCTCGCCCGGCTCACCGGCAGGGGCGGCCCCGACGGTGAATGGCTGGACCATGTCGTCGACTGCGCGAAGATGATCCTGGTCCACACGGCCGTACTGGTCTCGTTCTACCGCTTCGGCGAACTGCCGTCCGAGGGGTGGCTGTTGCTGCCGCTCGGCTTTCTGTTCGTCGCGGTGCTGACCTTCTGCGCGGGACTGCTCCGCGAGCAGCTCGGCAAGGCGGCAGCCGCGGCCCGCCCGGCCCCGGCGGACGGGGCGGCGGCCCCGGTCTCCCGGGTGCGGGCCGTGGCGCTCCTGCCGGCGGACTACGGGGTGTTCTGCCTCGTGTTCCTGCTGTCCGGCGCACCCGACGCCTTCCTGGTCGGGTACGCCGTGCTCGCCGCCGTGCACGCACTGTTCCTCGTGGCGTTCCTCGGCAAGTGGTTCAGGGAGCTGACAGCGCTCCGGGCGGGCTGA
- a CDS encoding adenylyltransferase/cytidyltransferase family protein, giving the protein MVHRVGYAPGVYDLFHVGHLNILRHARSQCDYLVAGVVSDEMAALAKGHKPVIPLPERLEIVRSVRFVDAAFVETVPDKVETWQQVRFDVIFKGDDWRGTEKGLRLERDFAEVGVEVVYFPYTVHTSSTQLRRALDVLVSPPGALSAP; this is encoded by the coding sequence ATGGTGCACAGAGTCGGATATGCGCCGGGAGTGTACGACTTGTTCCATGTCGGACACCTGAACATCCTGCGGCACGCGCGCAGTCAGTGCGACTACCTGGTCGCCGGGGTGGTCTCCGACGAGATGGCCGCTCTTGCCAAGGGCCACAAGCCGGTGATCCCTCTGCCCGAGCGGCTGGAGATCGTCCGGAGCGTCCGCTTCGTGGACGCCGCGTTCGTCGAGACCGTGCCGGACAAGGTCGAGACCTGGCAGCAGGTCCGGTTCGACGTGATCTTCAAGGGCGACGACTGGCGGGGCACGGAGAAGGGGCTCCGGCTGGAGCGCGACTTCGCCGAAGTCGGCGTGGAGGTCGTCTACTTCCCGTACACCGTGCACACGTCCAGCACCCAGCTGCGCCGGGCGCTGGACGTCCTGGTCAGCCCGCCCGGAGCGCTGTCAGCTCCCTGA
- a CDS encoding glycosyltransferase: MSAAEDHTTFEDRRLLVVSTNYAPELTGIGPYATQLAEHWAASGAGVQVLTGMPHYPSWRLDERYRGVWRKHETRAGVDVHRRRHYVPPRQTALRRAAFEATVLAHGLLSPPPGRPDAVIAQMPSLAGGVIGARIARRHGVPYVPVVQDLMGAAAAQSGIRGGGRAASLAAAAERYALRDAALVGVIHETFVPGVTALGVDPGRIRIVPNWTHVEPPSADRAATRARLGWPAGTPVLLHSGNMGLKQGLDVLVGAARLAPDIRVVLMGDGNQRETLRALAGPLPNIDFLPPAGAEEFTDVLAAADVLAVTQRASVLDMSVPSKLTSYFVSGRPVVASVADEGGTADEVRRSGAGVLVAPEDPAALLAAVRKLTEDATAADALGAQGPRYVAHHLGREAGLARFDALLTEVLGNAQGRPQR, encoded by the coding sequence ATGTCCGCTGCCGAAGATCACACGACGTTCGAGGACCGCAGACTGCTGGTGGTCTCGACCAACTACGCACCGGAGCTGACGGGCATCGGCCCGTACGCCACCCAGCTCGCCGAGCACTGGGCCGCGTCGGGGGCCGGGGTCCAGGTGCTCACCGGCATGCCGCACTACCCCTCCTGGCGGCTCGACGAGCGCTACCGGGGGGTCTGGCGGAAGCACGAGACCCGCGCCGGAGTCGACGTGCACCGGCGCAGACACTATGTGCCGCCCCGTCAGACCGCGCTGCGCAGAGCCGCGTTCGAAGCCACGGTGCTGGCCCACGGCCTCCTGTCCCCGCCACCCGGCCGCCCCGACGCCGTGATCGCCCAGATGCCGAGCCTCGCCGGGGGCGTCATCGGCGCCCGCATCGCCCGCCGCCACGGAGTGCCGTACGTCCCCGTCGTCCAGGACCTGATGGGCGCCGCCGCGGCGCAGAGCGGCATCCGGGGCGGCGGCAGGGCGGCGTCCCTCGCCGCGGCGGCCGAGCGGTACGCGCTGCGCGACGCGGCCCTCGTCGGCGTCATCCACGAGACCTTCGTACCCGGCGTCACCGCACTGGGCGTCGACCCGGGCCGCATCCGCATCGTGCCCAACTGGACGCACGTGGAGCCCCCTTCGGCCGACCGCGCGGCAACCCGCGCCCGGCTCGGCTGGCCCGCGGGCACCCCGGTGCTGCTGCACTCCGGGAACATGGGCCTCAAGCAGGGCCTCGACGTCCTCGTCGGCGCGGCCCGGCTCGCACCGGACATCCGGGTCGTCCTGATGGGCGACGGCAACCAGCGCGAGACGCTCCGTGCCCTCGCCGGCCCGCTGCCCAACATCGACTTCCTGCCGCCCGCCGGCGCCGAGGAGTTCACCGACGTCCTCGCCGCCGCCGACGTCCTCGCGGTGACCCAGCGGGCGTCCGTGCTCGACATGAGCGTGCCCTCCAAGCTCACCTCGTACTTCGTCTCCGGGCGGCCCGTCGTCGCCTCCGTCGCCGACGAGGGCGGCACCGCCGACGAGGTACGCCGCTCGGGCGCCGGAGTCCTCGTCGCCCCGGAGGACCCGGCCGCACTCCTCGCGGCCGTACGCAAACTCACCGAGGACGCCACCGCGGCGGACGCCCTGGGCGCACAGGGCCCGCGGTACGTCGCACACCACCTGGGCCGCGAAGCCGGGCTCGCCCGCTTCGACGCCCTGCTCACCGAGGTCCTCGGGAACGCGCAAGGGAGACCACAGCGATGA
- a CDS encoding lipopolysaccharide biosynthesis protein: MTHPIRALEDQDEPALLRDQFRQLLRYRTLLAVGVVVGLMGGGYLALSGEETYTATGVVLVRSATADPFATGASADKGINIGSERQTAVSDTVGELAAKALAEEADPVDAGDLLAGLQVTNPPNTLTLRFSYTGDTPEQARSRAEALADAYLEHRRQRTEDSIENMAEGYRAQLKPLEEKRDLLEQQVGASEADDVSSARANLIVSISELSRKISELRALDTTPGYLNQKPVAPRQPTGAGLPLLLGLGGVVGLALGLLLSWVRLVFDPAVRSTRELVRSLGAPLLGTLPRERGASDSLLAIGRSGSRLAEEYRAVAFRLAYDPAFAESRRLLVTAPRGDNAAAAGAAANLAAAFAEMGRDVLLVEADLRTPSLARELGSAAHEARPPRWAADDDGTWPSGSRSNVDVPGSGAFTLVAGRRVDNVPRALTSAPVGRIVAEGDRPGTVVIVLAPPVLAYADAVALVDRVEGVMIVCDPREVHRSDVERIREIISASGGSVLGVLLHPGRGRLGAKERKKSPRRRSGPAARPDGHDDPETTGDPAETLGLRAFNAPAGRR, from the coding sequence ATGACGCATCCGATCCGCGCCCTGGAGGACCAGGACGAACCGGCGCTGCTGCGGGACCAGTTCCGCCAGCTCCTGCGCTACCGCACCCTCCTCGCCGTAGGCGTCGTCGTCGGGCTCATGGGCGGCGGCTACCTCGCGCTCAGCGGCGAGGAGACCTACACCGCCACCGGCGTGGTGCTCGTCCGCTCCGCCACCGCCGACCCGTTCGCCACCGGCGCTTCGGCGGACAAGGGCATCAACATCGGCTCCGAACGACAGACCGCCGTCAGCGACACCGTGGGCGAACTGGCAGCCAAAGCCCTGGCCGAGGAAGCCGACCCGGTCGACGCCGGTGACCTGTTGGCCGGCCTCCAGGTCACCAACCCGCCCAACACGCTGACCCTGCGCTTCTCCTACACGGGAGACACCCCCGAGCAGGCCAGATCACGCGCGGAGGCCCTCGCCGACGCCTACCTCGAACACCGCAGACAGCGCACCGAGGACAGCATCGAGAACATGGCCGAGGGCTACCGGGCCCAGCTCAAGCCGCTGGAGGAGAAGCGCGACCTGCTGGAGCAGCAGGTCGGCGCGAGCGAAGCCGACGACGTGAGCAGCGCCCGCGCCAACCTGATCGTCTCCATCTCCGAACTCAGCCGCAAGATAAGCGAGTTGCGGGCCCTCGACACGACTCCCGGCTACCTCAACCAGAAGCCCGTCGCGCCGCGGCAGCCCACCGGAGCGGGCCTGCCCCTGCTGCTCGGCCTCGGCGGCGTGGTGGGACTCGCCCTGGGGCTGCTCCTGTCCTGGGTACGCCTCGTCTTCGACCCCGCCGTACGCTCCACCCGCGAGCTCGTCCGCTCCCTCGGCGCCCCGCTGCTCGGCACGCTGCCCCGGGAACGGGGGGCCTCCGACAGCCTCCTCGCCATCGGGCGCAGCGGCAGCAGACTCGCCGAGGAGTACCGGGCCGTGGCGTTCCGCCTGGCCTACGACCCCGCGTTCGCGGAGAGCCGCCGCCTGCTGGTCACGGCGCCGCGCGGGGACAACGCCGCCGCTGCGGGCGCCGCGGCGAATCTGGCCGCGGCCTTCGCCGAGATGGGCCGCGACGTCCTCCTCGTCGAGGCCGACCTGCGTACACCGTCGCTCGCCCGCGAGCTGGGTTCGGCGGCGCACGAGGCCCGGCCGCCCCGCTGGGCCGCCGACGACGACGGCACCTGGCCCTCGGGCAGCCGCTCGAACGTGGACGTGCCGGGCTCCGGTGCCTTCACCCTCGTCGCCGGCCGGCGCGTCGACAACGTCCCCCGGGCCCTGACCTCCGCCCCCGTCGGCCGCATCGTGGCCGAGGGCGACCGCCCCGGCACCGTCGTCATCGTGCTGGCCCCGCCCGTCCTCGCCTACGCCGACGCCGTCGCCCTCGTCGACCGGGTGGAGGGCGTCATGATCGTCTGCGACCCCCGCGAGGTGCACCGCAGCGACGTGGAACGCATCCGCGAGATCATCAGCGCGTCCGGCGGCTCGGTGCTCGGGGTCCTCCTGCACCCGGGCCGCGGACGCCTCGGCGCCAAGGAGCGCAAGAAGTCCCCGAGGCGGCGCAGCGGCCCGGCCGCCAGGCCGGACGGCCACGACGACCCGGAGACCACCGGCGACCCCGCGGAGACGCTCGGCCTGCGTGCCTTCAACGCACCCGCCGGACGCCGGTGA
- a CDS encoding glycosyltransferase has protein sequence MKILHVVTLHTPDHAFGGPTRVALNLSKVQRAHGDDARIMALGDGFEGELPSTVEGVPVHLFQARHVLPMFEVSGITSGALLLAARRMMRGADLVHVHLMRDLVTLPAALLALATRTPLVVQTHGMVDPTEKRVAQLTDLLGVRAVLRGADAVLYLTEQERLDVNAVAAPVPLTRTVRLVNGVRPQERKPAREPGRPPTVLFLARVQERKRPEDFVAAMPTVLEKHPDARFVLAGPDTGALAGTLALARRLGVTDSLDHVGPLGHEEVLAAGRQADVYVLPSIEEPLGVSVLEAMSVGTPVVITRTCGLGPDVARAGAGRVVDSRPGEDAANAEKVAQAVLELLEPGANEQAGKAAWDLVGEHFTIEAVTGTLRRTYEDVVRRSRR, from the coding sequence GTGAAGATCCTGCACGTCGTCACGCTGCACACTCCGGACCACGCGTTCGGTGGCCCGACGAGAGTCGCGCTCAACCTGTCGAAGGTGCAGCGCGCCCACGGCGACGATGCCCGGATCATGGCGCTGGGCGACGGCTTCGAGGGCGAACTCCCCTCCACCGTCGAGGGAGTTCCGGTCCATCTGTTCCAGGCCCGCCATGTGCTCCCCATGTTCGAGGTCAGCGGCATCACCTCCGGTGCGCTGCTGCTGGCCGCGCGCCGCATGATGCGCGGCGCGGACCTCGTACACGTCCATCTGATGCGCGACCTCGTGACCCTGCCCGCCGCCCTGCTCGCCCTGGCCACCCGCACCCCGCTCGTCGTCCAGACGCACGGCATGGTGGACCCGACGGAGAAGCGCGTGGCCCAGCTCACCGACCTGCTCGGGGTCCGCGCGGTGCTGCGCGGCGCCGACGCCGTCCTGTATCTGACGGAACAGGAACGCCTCGACGTGAACGCCGTCGCGGCCCCCGTCCCGCTCACCCGCACCGTACGGCTGGTCAACGGCGTCCGCCCGCAGGAGCGCAAGCCCGCCCGCGAGCCCGGCCGGCCCCCGACGGTGCTCTTCCTCGCCCGCGTCCAGGAGCGCAAGCGCCCGGAGGACTTCGTCGCCGCGATGCCGACGGTCCTGGAGAAACACCCCGACGCGCGCTTCGTCCTGGCGGGCCCGGACACCGGGGCGCTGGCCGGCACCCTCGCACTCGCCCGCAGGCTGGGGGTGACGGACTCGCTCGACCACGTGGGCCCCCTCGGCCACGAGGAGGTCCTCGCCGCCGGACGGCAGGCCGACGTGTACGTACTCCCCTCGATCGAGGAACCCCTGGGCGTCTCCGTCCTCGAAGCGATGTCCGTCGGCACGCCCGTCGTCATCACCCGCACCTGCGGACTCGGCCCCGACGTCGCGCGGGCGGGCGCCGGCCGGGTCGTCGACAGCCGGCCCGGCGAGGACGCCGCCAACGCGGAGAAGGTCGCGCAGGCCGTCCTCGAACTCCTGGAGCCCGGGGCCAACGAGCAGGCCGGAAAGGCCGCCTGGGACCTGGTCGGCGAGCACTTCACCATCGAGGCCGTGACCGGAACCCTCCGGCGGACCTACGAGGACGTGGTCCGCCGGAGTCGCCGGTGA
- a CDS encoding glycosyltransferase family 2 protein, with amino-acid sequence MSKLPIAVAIPTKNEGLNIAEAVKSVLGHFEAVVVVDSHSTDDTVKIAQECGAEVVTYTWDGGHPRKKQWCLDHVRTDLDWILLLDGDERLSPGLLAELREIFSDPATDKPAAYDIPLGYWFSGKRLRHGYTIRKRSLTDRTRCHYPEVGDLDAPGIGEVEGHYQPVAPTSGSLANPIEHQDLDPVTAWFERHNRYSDWEAWLEHHPDVKEQVRKVKSRQGQLFHKAPFKPLVSFAYMYVYRRGFLDGRAGFDFALAMSFYRWQIALKSREGSTG; translated from the coding sequence ATGAGCAAGCTGCCGATCGCGGTCGCGATCCCCACGAAGAACGAGGGGCTGAACATCGCCGAGGCGGTGAAATCGGTGCTCGGCCACTTCGAGGCGGTCGTCGTGGTGGACTCCCACAGCACGGACGACACCGTGAAGATCGCCCAGGAGTGCGGGGCCGAGGTGGTCACGTACACCTGGGACGGCGGCCATCCCCGCAAGAAGCAGTGGTGCCTGGACCACGTCCGCACCGACCTCGACTGGATCCTGCTCCTGGACGGCGACGAACGGCTCAGCCCGGGGCTGCTGGCGGAGCTGCGGGAGATCTTCTCCGACCCGGCGACGGACAAGCCCGCGGCGTACGACATACCGCTGGGCTACTGGTTCTCCGGGAAGCGGCTGCGGCACGGATACACCATCCGCAAGCGGTCCCTGACGGACCGGACGCGCTGTCACTATCCGGAGGTCGGCGACCTCGACGCGCCGGGCATCGGCGAGGTCGAGGGCCACTACCAGCCGGTCGCCCCCACGAGCGGGTCGCTGGCCAACCCGATCGAGCACCAGGACCTCGACCCGGTCACCGCCTGGTTCGAGCGGCACAACCGCTACTCGGACTGGGAGGCGTGGCTGGAGCACCACCCGGACGTCAAGGAGCAGGTGCGGAAGGTGAAGTCCCGCCAGGGCCAGCTCTTCCACAAGGCGCCGTTCAAGCCCCTCGTGTCGTTCGCCTACATGTACGTCTACCGACGGGGCTTCCTGGACGGGCGGGCGGGGTTCGACTTCGCGCTGGCGATGAGCTTCTACCGGTGGCAGATCGCGCTGAAGTCCCGTGAGGGAAGCACCGGGTGA
- a CDS encoding LamG domain-containing protein, which translates to MRAASAALCLLTGALTATAAGASPAAALTPPVSITADDLTTWQTNGIVWSMAATDGVVYAGGTFSTVRPPDAAPGTGEQPAVNFAAFDAGTGAPTGCTLSFTLSSGTATVRALTLSPDGNTLYAGGQFGAVNGVGVSNIAAIDTATCTPRQDFKIGVSATVRALAVTTDTVYLGGDFNSVDGQTRNKFAAVTTGADLLPWTANADEVARAVDVTPDGQHVLLGGDFFTVNGTTSHALAVVDATTGALTKSYPGFIPNTSTVQDLTTDATGFYTANEGTGGGVFDGRIAIDLDDFQQRWRDTCLGATQSVLVHSGVLYSGSHAHDCSSMGAFPDQPRKHLLAQSVDDPKLLPWFPDTNDGIGEPVGPRVMSQTDSGGRHYLWVGGEFTTVNGVAQQGLTRFADGPDTGAPWVPNVSLSTVSAGKIDVNWQTSFDTDDGELTYRIYKDGATTPIHTTTGYSVFWDRPQLRWTDTDVAPGETHSYRITASDGTNTSAKSPAQSATVAATAEAYPARVLSDGASLYWRYDEGASTLAADTGAGLDNGFLRNGPAYRQTPAAVAGDSTAIGFDGTADYAYSNKVRLAPARFSVETWIKTTTTRGGRIIGFGNRVMQNSSSYDRHVYMRNDGRLVFGVYSGGTRTVTSLGAYNDGNWHHVVATQGTGGMALYVDGQVRASNFLYTGNDNYPGYWRVGGDNLSSWPNRPTSNFLAGQLDETAVYPTALSASQVSAHYALRTG; encoded by the coding sequence ATGCGAGCCGCATCCGCCGCGCTGTGCCTGCTGACCGGAGCCCTGACCGCCACAGCGGCCGGAGCCTCACCGGCAGCCGCACTGACCCCACCGGTGTCGATCACCGCGGACGACCTCACGACCTGGCAGACCAACGGAATCGTCTGGTCGATGGCCGCGACCGACGGTGTCGTGTACGCGGGAGGCACCTTCTCCACCGTCCGGCCGCCGGACGCCGCACCCGGCACAGGTGAGCAGCCCGCGGTGAACTTCGCCGCGTTCGACGCGGGGACCGGTGCGCCGACGGGGTGCACCCTGTCGTTCACGCTCTCCTCCGGGACGGCCACCGTACGGGCGCTGACGCTCTCCCCGGACGGCAACACCCTGTACGCGGGCGGTCAGTTCGGGGCGGTGAACGGCGTCGGGGTCAGCAACATCGCGGCGATCGACACCGCGACGTGCACCCCGCGCCAGGACTTCAAGATCGGCGTCTCGGCGACCGTACGGGCCCTGGCCGTCACCACCGACACCGTCTATCTGGGCGGTGACTTCAACAGCGTGGACGGGCAGACCAGGAACAAGTTCGCGGCGGTCACCACCGGCGCCGATCTGCTGCCGTGGACGGCGAACGCGGACGAGGTGGCCCGCGCCGTCGACGTGACGCCGGACGGGCAGCACGTCCTGCTCGGCGGGGACTTCTTCACGGTCAACGGCACGACCTCGCACGCGCTGGCCGTGGTCGACGCCACCACGGGGGCGCTCACCAAGAGCTACCCCGGCTTCATTCCGAACACCTCCACGGTGCAGGACCTGACCACGGACGCCACCGGGTTCTACACCGCCAACGAGGGCACCGGGGGCGGTGTCTTCGACGGCCGGATCGCCATCGATCTGGACGACTTCCAGCAGCGCTGGCGCGACACCTGCCTGGGTGCCACCCAGTCCGTACTGGTCCACTCCGGTGTGCTGTACAGCGGCAGCCACGCCCATGACTGCTCCAGCATGGGCGCGTTCCCCGACCAGCCGCGCAAGCACCTGCTGGCCCAGTCAGTCGACGATCCGAAGCTGCTGCCGTGGTTCCCGGACACCAACGACGGCATCGGCGAACCGGTCGGGCCGCGGGTGATGTCCCAGACGGACAGCGGAGGCCGTCACTACCTCTGGGTCGGCGGCGAGTTCACCACGGTCAACGGCGTGGCGCAGCAGGGGCTGACCCGGTTCGCCGACGGTCCCGACACCGGCGCCCCGTGGGTGCCCAACGTCAGCCTGTCCACCGTCTCGGCCGGGAAGATCGACGTCAACTGGCAGACCAGTTTCGACACCGACGACGGCGAACTGACCTACCGGATCTACAAGGACGGGGCGACCACCCCCATCCACACCACCACGGGTTACTCCGTCTTCTGGGACCGGCCGCAGCTGAGGTGGACGGACACCGACGTGGCCCCGGGCGAGACCCACTCGTACCGGATCACCGCGAGCGACGGCACCAACACCAGCGCCAAGTCCCCGGCCCAGTCCGCGACGGTGGCGGCCACGGCCGAGGCGTATCCGGCGCGGGTCCTCAGCGACGGGGCCTCGCTGTACTGGCGCTACGACGAGGGGGCCTCGACCCTCGCCGCGGACACCGGAGCCGGTCTGGACAACGGCTTCCTGCGCAACGGGCCCGCCTACCGGCAGACCCCGGCCGCCGTCGCTGGCGATTCGACCGCGATCGGATTCGACGGGACCGCCGACTACGCGTACAGCAACAAGGTGCGCCTGGCGCCCGCCCGGTTCTCGGTGGAGACCTGGATCAAGACCACCACCACCCGGGGCGGGAGGATCATCGGCTTCGGCAACCGGGTCATGCAGAACAGCTCCTCGTACGACAGGCACGTGTACATGCGCAACGACGGGCGGCTGGTGTTCGGCGTCTACAGCGGCGGGACCAGGACGGTCACCTCGCTCGGGGCCTACAACGACGGCAACTGGCACCATGTCGTCGCCACCCAGGGCACCGGAGGTATGGCGCTCTACGTGGACGGGCAGGTGCGGGCGTCGAACTTCCTGTACACCGGCAACGACAACTACCCGGGGTACTGGCGGGTCGGCGGGGACAACCTGAGCAGTTGGCCGAACCGTCCCACCAGCAACTTCCTCGCCGGGCAGCTCGACGAGACCGCCGTCTACCCGACCGCGCTGAGCGCTTCCCAGGTCAGCGCGCACTACGCCCTGAGGACGGGCTGA